Proteins from one Coturnix japonica isolate 7356 chromosome 5, Coturnix japonica 2.1, whole genome shotgun sequence genomic window:
- the RAB3IL1 gene encoding guanine nucleotide exchange factor for Rab-3A isoform X1, with the protein MALVSQTHFEEDSQEQPAVGYWKPLKPSKGSKEEPETGCQDAGCGDDSQSTEQRNVSRLRSSSVEIREKGSEFLKEELHKAQKELKLKDKECERLSKVREQLEQELEELTASLFEEAHKMVREANTKQAASEKQLKEAWGKIDMLQAEVTALKTLVITSTPSSPNWELHPQLQSPSKAVFRKGHGRNKSTSSAIVTAVSQSATPAPVSRECKESGVPALLSLLLCVIPGKAIQFTYEPGWQALGADVSSPLRQIDSILFAEFQSWKESPTLDKSCSFLDRIYREDVGPCLDFTKQELSELVRVAVEQNTLTIEPVASQMLPVVVSAEDSGGPKKCALSGLPRTCKHRIMLGDSGNYYYISPSCRARITAVCNFFTYIRYIQQGLVRQDVELMYWEVMRLRREMSLAKLGFYPNEM; encoded by the exons ATGGCCCTCGTTAG CCAGACCCATTTTGAGGAAGACAGCCAGGAGCAACCAGCTGTGGGATACTGGAAACCACTAAAGCCATCCAAAGGCAGCAAGGAGGAGCCAGAGACTGGATGCCAGGATGCAGGCTGTGGGGATGACAGCCAGTCCACTGAGCAGCGCAACGTCTCGCGTCTCCGCAGCTCTTCGGTGGAGATCCGGGAAAAGGGCTCTGAGTTCCTGAAGGAAGAGCTGCACAAAGCACAAAAG GAGCTGAAGCTGAAGGACAAAGAATGCGAGAGGCTGTCAAAAGTCAGAGAACAACTGGAGCAGGAACTAGAAGAGTTAACAGCTAGCTTGTTTGAG GAGGCACACAAGATGGTGagagaagcaaacacaaaacaggCGGCgtcagagaagcagctgaaggaggcATGGGGAAAG ATCGacatgctgcaggcagaagtAACAGCTCTGAAGACACTTGTGATCACATCTACACCTTCCTCCCCAAACTGGGAGCTCCACCCTCAGCTCCAGAGCCCTTCTAAAGCCGTCTTCAGGAAAGGCCATGGGCGAAACAAGAGCACCAGCAGTGCAATTGTCACAGCTGTCAGCCAAAGTGCAACTCCAGCACCAGTCAGTCGTGAGTGCAAAGAG TCTGGGGTGCCTGctctcctctctctgctccttTGTGTCATCCCTGGGAAGGCCATCCAATTCACCTATGAGCCAGGCTGGCAGGCACTGGGGGCAGATGTTTCCTCACCCTTGCGGCAG ATCGACTCCATTTTATTTGCCGAGTTCCAGTCCTGGAAGGAATCTCCAACTTTGGATAAATCCTGCTCCTTCCTGGACAGAATTTACCGAGAAGATGTAGGACCTTGTCTGGACTTTACTAAGCAGGAG CTGTCTGAGCTGGTGCGAGTGGCTGTGGAGCAGAATACACTTACCATTGAGCCTGTTGCTTCCCAGATGCTACCTGTGGTGGTGTCAGCAGAGGACTCTGGTGGGCCAAA GAAGTGTGCTCTAAGTGGCCTCCCCAGGACCTGCAAACATCGCATCATGCTGGGGGATTCTGGGAATTACTATTACATCTCACCGTCCTGCAGGGCCAGG ATCACAGCGGTGTGCAACTTCTTCACATACATTCGCTATATCCAGCAGGGCTTGGTGAGGCAAGATG TGGAACTGATGTACTGGGAAGTGATGAGACTCCGGAGGGAAATGTCTCTGGCCAAACTTGGGTTTTATCCCAATGAGATGTAA
- the RAB3IL1 gene encoding guanine nucleotide exchange factor for Rab-3A isoform X2, giving the protein MALVSQTHFEEDSQEQPAVGYWKPLKPSKGSKEEPETGCQDAGCGDDSQSTEQRNVSRLRSSSVEIREKGSEFLKEELHKAQKELKLKDKECERLSKVREQLEQELEELTASLFEEAHKMVREANTKQAASEKQLKEAWGKIDMLQAEVTALKTLVITSTPSSPNWELHPQLQSPSKAVFRKGHGRNKSTSSAIVTAVSQSATPAPVSRECKEIDSILFAEFQSWKESPTLDKSCSFLDRIYREDVGPCLDFTKQELSELVRVAVEQNTLTIEPVASQMLPVVVSAEDSGGPKKCALSGLPRTCKHRIMLGDSGNYYYISPSCRARITAVCNFFTYIRYIQQGLVRQDVELMYWEVMRLRREMSLAKLGFYPNEM; this is encoded by the exons ATGGCCCTCGTTAG CCAGACCCATTTTGAGGAAGACAGCCAGGAGCAACCAGCTGTGGGATACTGGAAACCACTAAAGCCATCCAAAGGCAGCAAGGAGGAGCCAGAGACTGGATGCCAGGATGCAGGCTGTGGGGATGACAGCCAGTCCACTGAGCAGCGCAACGTCTCGCGTCTCCGCAGCTCTTCGGTGGAGATCCGGGAAAAGGGCTCTGAGTTCCTGAAGGAAGAGCTGCACAAAGCACAAAAG GAGCTGAAGCTGAAGGACAAAGAATGCGAGAGGCTGTCAAAAGTCAGAGAACAACTGGAGCAGGAACTAGAAGAGTTAACAGCTAGCTTGTTTGAG GAGGCACACAAGATGGTGagagaagcaaacacaaaacaggCGGCgtcagagaagcagctgaaggaggcATGGGGAAAG ATCGacatgctgcaggcagaagtAACAGCTCTGAAGACACTTGTGATCACATCTACACCTTCCTCCCCAAACTGGGAGCTCCACCCTCAGCTCCAGAGCCCTTCTAAAGCCGTCTTCAGGAAAGGCCATGGGCGAAACAAGAGCACCAGCAGTGCAATTGTCACAGCTGTCAGCCAAAGTGCAACTCCAGCACCAGTCAGTCGTGAGTGCAAAGAG ATCGACTCCATTTTATTTGCCGAGTTCCAGTCCTGGAAGGAATCTCCAACTTTGGATAAATCCTGCTCCTTCCTGGACAGAATTTACCGAGAAGATGTAGGACCTTGTCTGGACTTTACTAAGCAGGAG CTGTCTGAGCTGGTGCGAGTGGCTGTGGAGCAGAATACACTTACCATTGAGCCTGTTGCTTCCCAGATGCTACCTGTGGTGGTGTCAGCAGAGGACTCTGGTGGGCCAAA GAAGTGTGCTCTAAGTGGCCTCCCCAGGACCTGCAAACATCGCATCATGCTGGGGGATTCTGGGAATTACTATTACATCTCACCGTCCTGCAGGGCCAGG ATCACAGCGGTGTGCAACTTCTTCACATACATTCGCTATATCCAGCAGGGCTTGGTGAGGCAAGATG TGGAACTGATGTACTGGGAAGTGATGAGACTCCGGAGGGAAATGTCTCTGGCCAAACTTGGGTTTTATCCCAATGAGATGTAA